Genomic window (Equus asinus isolate D_3611 breed Donkey chromosome 8, EquAss-T2T_v2, whole genome shotgun sequence):
tccttcactcatttttaatttgggttatttacctttttattgttgaattctaagtattctttgtatattctagatataagcaccttatcaaatatatgagttgcaaatagtttctcccattctgtaggttgtcttctCACTTTGTTGTTAGTATCATTTGAGGtacaaagatttttaattttgatgaaatccaatttattttttcttttgccacttGTAcctttgatatcatatctaaaaaACCATTGCCTGATGCAAGGTTATGAAGAGTCCCTCTTATGTTTTCTCCTAACAGTTTATAGGTTTCACTCTCATACGTAGCTCTATGATTTGAATGATTGGACAGGTCCCTTTCAAGACAGTGACCATGTCTTTCCCCAACGATTTTTGTTCAACATTAAACTGAAGAGCCCTTTTCCCTGTCTCAGTCCTTGTCCATTCACGTACAAATTTATCCAAGTAGTTCATATTTTGGTTCTTGAGAGGTTAGGAGCTGGGTGTGTATATAATAGgtagaataaatatttgtcagacaAATGTATTTACTGGGCAGCTACTGTGGAGCTGGAGCTAGAAAGATGAGTAAATTACACTCTTGTCCTCAAGGAGAAAATACACCAGTTGGAGCAAGTCAGTCACAGTATTTCTTTATTCAGCATCTTGAAGGGCCCAGCACGAAGCAGTGGTAAAGAAGTActtctctgcttttatttatgGAATGGTGGGCTAAGTACAGAGTAGGGCACTTAATCCAACCCGAGAGGAGGGGGCAGTtgggtgggagtggagagagagtgaggaagTGATGACTGAAGGGGAGGATGTCAGCTGGCTGAGGAGGCAAGCAGACAGAGCCGACCTTCAGAGGCCTGGTCTGAGGACCATAGAGGACTGTGCATCTCAGCAGTGAGCATCGGGCTGTGTGCGGTGAAAACAGCACCTCCttcacctggaaagggggagtggtGCAGGAAATCAGCACTGGACTGTTGGGGGCCGCCCAAGGCAGACAGCTGGCTGCACCCTCCTTTCTGGGTGGCCTACAACATAGTTCTTAATGGGGAAGATTTCATAGGCACAAACTCAGAGCTTTCCAGATGACATTCTGTACAACACAGCATGCTAGGATATCACCAGATGCCACTAGACAAACGCCGAGGAACAGCACAGcctcaggggctggggagtggctgGCACGAAGCCTCAGAAGAATCATGGAGATGCCAGAAGGCCTGGGGCTGTGTGCTCTGAGAGGCATCTGAATTTGGCCCTTTGGCAGCAGTTGGAGTGGCAACCAGACAGCAGAAAGTCAAGGCGAGTGGGAGCTgaggaggtggaggcagagggcaCACACCACTCCTGAGGGTCCTGGGAGAGGGTGGAGAATGGCATGGCAAGGATTCCCACCCCCCTGCCTGACCTCCCCTGAGCCAGGCTGACAGCCTCTCcccttggatgtctgtttcctcctcGATGTGTCCCCGTCCCCTACCCTGGCCTGCGCTACCCCGAGGCACCCCATTCTTCCAGCTGTCATGACTCTAGGACTTCTCTCAAAGTCCACACCCAGCCACCTGAGCATCCTTCCGACTTTGCTTTTGCCTCTGCTCTCGGCCCCCATTTCTCTCTCAACTTTACAGCAAGAGCCCTTTGCAAAGTTTAACTCAGGGTCATTACCCTCTCCTGGAAGCAGCTGGCACCCCAGCTGCCCATGCTGCCCTGGCACCCTGGGCACCAGCCActgtgggctgtgggctgtccTTCTCATGTGCCATCTGCTCTCCTTAGATACTGCCTCCTAGGCCCCTGACCACTGGACCATCCCCTCCTTGACCTTACTGTTCTTCGCTCTTTATCACTCTAGGCTCTGCAGCATGAGGTCCCAGGGCAGTGGGCAGTCTTGCCTGTTCCATGTCCCCAGCACAGTGGAGATGCACACAGTAGGTGACTGTTTCAGTTAATGGATGCATAGGTGAAGGGGAGCATTTCGCTTTTGCTTTTTAGACTGGAGAATGTTTTCAGGTGAAGAAAAAGAGCATGAGAAATGTAGATGAGGGTGGTGTGTGAGGCTTCAGTGAAACCAGGAGAAAGATGGAAGGTCAAGGGGGACATCCCATCCTCATGGGCAGGGCTGGACGTCAACTGGGGGTGTTGTAGGGAAACAGTACCACTGCTATCTGACCCCAGACCATCATCTCAGAGTTGTTCATGTGCTTTCTCTTGAATTAATGAGTCTGGTAACGAAAGCCTGTCATCTGTTCATGGTGAACTTGTAGGAACGAGGATCTCTCATCTCCATCTGACAGAAGCAACTGCCCCGCCCAAGGAAAGGGGCACATTTCACTCAGGCCAGGATAGACCCCTCCTGGCTGGCTGCTCTGGTGGGCTGGTCAGTGCATAGTTCAGTTCCCAGCAGCACGCACGATGCTCTGAGCATCCAGAGCCACAAAAAAATGCAACACATGTCTCAGGATCGTCAGCTGTTTGTATTAAGGCCACTCTGACCTGCTGAGCAGAAGGCAAAATCCTCTGCTCAGACCCAGCTCCGGGCCTATGCTGGCTGAGGCCCACTCTGGGCCCACTTCCCCGAGCTCATGGGGCCTGCCCTCTCCCGGCAACTTCAGTGTTACACCCGCATTGGCCTATTGCCACTGTAAAGGAACGCACTGTCCCCCTGGGCGAGGACAACAGGGTACCCAGTGGTCTCTGCTGTCCCCAAGTGCTCAGCAGACCGTGTAGGTGACCTCACTAGAGGCTGAACCCAGGCACCACAAGACTCAGGAGCAAGAGCGGGTTTATTCAGATCTGCGGTCGGTTATAAATCTGGTTTGATGTTTGGTCACAGGCCCCAAAAAATGCCATTGTTTTGAGTTTACGTCAAAATACAAAGCCTAACATTTACAGCgtgaaaacttaaaaacaaaagcaaacttgGTTTAAAATCACTGTTGAGGCGTTGTTCTCTCCGAGCGTCATCTGTGCGATGAAGGAAGGCACTCAAGACCTCAGGGGATGGTTTCTGACAGTGCACACAGAACCGTTGTGTCGTGTGAACACTCAGGTGTTATCGAACGGTACTGCGTCTCTGAGcactttattttattgaagataCAAATGCTTTTGATCGTCTTTGGTTGTAGACCAGATGCCCCACTCGGCGGCCCCACCGCCTCCCCTCCGCCCACAGGGATGAGAGCCCAACCCGGACCAGGTGGTGGTGCCAGGCAGCCGCTGTGCACCGTACTCGATGGCTCGGGGGCTGGAAGGGAGCCAGAGGGGAAGCACTGTTCCTTAAGCATCTGGGCTCCTGGAGGATCTTTTCTCCTTCAATGCAAAATCACACGGCCGAGCCTCAGGATGGCGGGGAGAACACGAAGGAAAATGACCCTCGCTTTGCCAAATGTGGCAAAAGGTAGCTTTAAAATTAGGAATCAGAGAACTGTCATCTAATTTCCTCACCAATCGCTTTTAGGGTCTTTGATTCTTTCCTGAAGCCGGAGGCTGAGCTACTGTCCTGGTGTCCCGGGGGGAGAGGAGACTCGCCACACACTGCCTACCTCAAGGACAGCGAGGGCAGAGGCCAAAGCCCCTCCCAGGGACACCCTGACTCCTGCGGTTCACACGGCTAAACCCTCAAATGGCTGAAGAAGGGAAAGGCCTCGAGAGCCACCGCACTGCGGGGCCTCCAGCTTACGGAAGGAGGGAGGGCCCAGTGGCTAGGTGACTTGTGACCCTTTGACGCCGCGTACCTCTCATTTCAGGTTCTTCCGGATGGTTCCAAAGCTGTAGGAAAACACCCCCTAGAAGCTCAAAGGCAACTGGGCTCAGGCTCGGAGGTGGCCTTCCTGGTCTAAGGGAAGGGCCGTGAGGCCATCCCACTGACTTGCCCAGGGACACGGCCAGCCCACGGTCAGAGGTGGTGCAGCTTGCCCCGCTCGGTCAGCAGCGTCATGGCCACGGCGTAGAGGAGGTAGCCCAGCACGAGGAGGAGAGTGCAGGGCAGGGGCCCGATGCAGAAGAGAGAGGCCACAAAGAAGGCCAGCAGCAGCGACAGCAGCGTCCGATAGCTGCCCAGGAAGCGCAGGCTgagcctggggccctgggcaCGGCTAGCCGTGCGACCCCGCTGCACAGGGCTCAGCAGGTGCCTGTCTGCCAGCCCGGGCTCCGTGAGGTGGTAGCGACAGAAGCTGCCGAGGAAGTCGGCCCGGGAACACAGGGCTGCCATCTGGCCTGCGAACTAGAGCACAGAAAAAGGCCTGGGGATGGGCACAGGTCGGGGACTGCAGTCTCCACCTGGCTTCTCCCCAAGACTGGGGAGGACAGGAAGGGGGCAACAGAGATGAGGGTGTGGCCCTCCTGAGCACACTCACCCTGCAGTTGATGGCAGAGGACAGCCGGAAGAGCAGGCGGACCAGGCTGGCAATCTCATAGCTCCGGATGGGCTGCAACTCCGCGTCCCCCTGGTACTCGATGTCAAACTTGCGCAGCCCGTTGATGATCTAGaagcagcaggagaggagagccCCAGATGAAACCCAGGCCATGGGCACAATCCAGAAAATACACCTTTGGCAATGACTAAGAGGAGATGTGTCTGCTCTGGGGATGACGGGGGAGACAAGGACAGGCTGGTGGGACCTACGGTCACGCTGCCTACAAAGCCAGACCCCTGCGGGACACAGGCCTTACCTGGTATCGGCCCAGGGGCGTGAGGATGAGTCCGTCCTCCCCCACAATGCAGTCTGGGAGCTGCTTCTTTCCATTCTCATCCTGAGTTGTCCCCAAGGCAAGTGTGAGCTGGGCGAGCTGGGCCTCGCTGAGCTGTCAGAGAGGAAGCCCCTCATGAGGCAGTGGCCGCTTCTCACCCCCGCTTCCAGTTtccaaggggagggaggagactgCTGTTCACCGCCCGGGCCTCTAACAGTGAGAACGAGGGAACCCAGACATGACATTGCAGGTAGGGGCCAGCATCTCCTACCAGAGGAGCCCAGGGGCCCCGTGCAGCAGGAACCACACCAGGTCCTGGCAGGTGGCCGGTCCTGCCTGGGCATGGGGTGAGGGTTGTGGCACCAAACCCCAGGAGGGGAGAGCTCCACGGCTCATACTCGGAACATCTGGCACAGGTACTCCAGGGCCTTCTCCAGGTACTCATCCGTCTTGCGGACACTGTCTTGTCCCAATTCATCCAGGTCGTTGGCTGCATAGGAGCCATTTGTGTCTGTGGGGCAGAAGCCCAACCATGACAGAAAGGGCCGGGCTGCGGCGCTCTCCCCACACTGGTCAGAGAGGCACTTGGCAGTCTGCTTGGCCTGCGTGATGAGCTGAGCAAGGCGCAAGACCTGTGGGGAGACGGGCAGGTCAGCCTGCTTCAGGGGTGTCACCTCACACCACCCAGCCACCAACAGATCAGACGGCCAGGAGGGGTGGCTTCCATGTGACGAGGATCTTTAAAGACTAAGATGTGTACTCTAAGTGTGGGAAATTCCCAACAAACACGGCCTTTATTATCAGAAAAGAatcaagggccagccccgtggctgagtggttaagttcgtgctctctgcttcggtgggaCAGAGTTTTGCtggcccagatcctgggtgtggacatggcaccgcttatcaagccatgttgaggcggcgtcccacacagtagaattagaaggacctacaagtagaatatacagttatgtactgggggactttgaggagaacaacaacaaaaaagactggcatcagatgttaactcagggccaatctttaaaaaaaaaaaaaaaaagaaattaaataatcagACTTCACTGCACCAAAGGCGCCGGGCTGTAGCAGCATCTACTTGACACcagccttccttttctctttcctgaacCAAGCGGGTCTTCCCTGTGTGCTGGGGCCCGGAAGACCCCCGACTCACTCACCAGTGTCCGGACCTCGGGCCCGAACATCGGGGTGTACTTGCAGTCCTGGCCCTCCAGGCCGTAGACATGGCTCTTCACCTTGAAAGAGTTGTCGGTGACAGCAGGCGGCCATGACGACAGGAAGCTACTGGTGAATGGGGGAGCTGCGAGGAGGCGGTGTTGGCGGTGGGGGATGACCAGCTCGGGCTCCAGGAACAGCTGCTCGCCTGGAAGGCAGGATCTGACTCTGGCTTCGGCTTCCAAGGGCGCAAAATACCCAGCTGCCACGGACAGGCTTCCTGAGCTCCTCCAAAGGTTTCTGAGGGGGTGACCGCGTGGCGTGGAGCCCCTCAccagcaggaagccagagaggccAAGGCCTCACAAAGCTGGCTGAGACGAAAGCATTACTGGGACCGAGATCATCTCTTGATGCCACCACCAGGGTCACTGGGGAGCCGAAGCTTGGAGCTCTGCTTCCCCTCCTACTGGGCACACCCGCGGCCACGAGTCCAGCAGCACCAGGGTAAGGCGGGCAGCAGCCAGGCTCACCCCATCACCCCGTCACTGTGCCCCAGGGGTCCCCACAGCACCCTTCACCAAGGCCACCCACAAGCCCATGCGGTGCACGCAGGGTCTGTGGGTCCCTCTTTAAGTGCTGCTATCTGCCAGCAAAGGCTTACCTTTCTGGATCATTTCAGCCAGGTTGGGCTGGGCAAAGACTTTGGCCACTCGGAAGACCATGAGTGCGTTCTTGGGGCTGACCAGGTCGGTGCGGAGTGCACGACTCAGGAAGCCCACAAAGAGCTTGGTGTACATCAGCAGGTTCTCCTGCACAAAGGGCGCCCTGGGGATGGAGGAGTGTGTCGGGCCAGACCTCCTTCTGGAGGCAGGGCTGCACTGGCCTCGCCTCCACTGCACCCTGCTCTTTCTGGGGTTCCACATTTTTCCCAGCCATGACCTCATGGAGGTATCACAAATCGGGgctgaggggctggaggaggcaggacagaGGCAGGGGAGACTAGGCCCCCTGCAGACAAAGGAATCTTCCACAGGACGAGGCTCTTTCCTACAGGATCAAGGCCACTGTAGCAGAGTTGGCCAGGGCCCAGAGGGGCGCACAGGGGAAGGTGGTCAAGGAGCAGAGGTGCCAGTGGCAGGCCGGGGTGGGCTGCAAGGAGATAATGGGAGGCAGTTTTGGCGGCTGCCATGCAGGGAGCTGGTGAGTAAGGGTTGAGGGGCAGTTTGGGGGTAAGCGTGAACCATGCATCTGGGACCATAATGGCAAGGAGACAGTTTCTGCAGGAAATCCATCCCAGGGCCCAGGCAAGACACAGCAGGGTCAAGGAGGGGGCAGACTGTGCTCCTACCCTGTGGGCCCTCAGAGAAGAGCCCCAAGAGGCCCCTCAAGCAGGTCCCCTCAGGGAGGATAGGGTACCAGTGCTCACCATCTCTCCGACACACACCGGGCCTGGGAGTCACTGCTCTGAGCCTGCTTCTCAGGCGCATACCTCCAGGGCTGCAGGTAGCTCAGCCACATCTCCAGGACCTGGGGAGACACGTGTGCCCCAAGGGCCCGGTGACTGGCACGCAGGTGGCTGTGGGCTAGGCTTTGGGCCGAATCCTTGTGTGGCCTGGAGCCAGTTCCCGGGAGGAGCTCAGGGAGCAGGTGCAGCCTGAGCCACGGGCTTCGGCTctgctggggagggcaggggtgccACTGGTTCTGGTCTCTTCCCATGGCCCTGAGAGTGAACAGCTGAGTCCCTCCCATGTCTGCCCCCCAGGACCTCTGTCATCAAGGGCACATGGAGGGCAAAGGCGAAGCTGTGACAGGCTGACACTCACGGCTCTGAACGACGCGTCCAGGGGCCAGTGGCCGAAGCAGTGCTGCAGGAAGAGGTAGAGCTTCTGCTGGACAAACCTCGGGACAGCGGccctgcagggagaggggagggtcaCCTCCCATTTGCAAGGGTCGGCTCTGCCAGGGGGCACCCCTGGGGGTGAGGCCTCCTACTGTAGCCCCATTCTTCAGAGGAAAGgaccaaggttcagagaggttagagAACGTCAAAGGACACACAGCACACGCACAGCTGACCCAGCATGGCTCTGTGTGCACTTCACCTCAGCTCACCCCACACAAGTTGCTCACTCTGCTGGTCCCAGTGAGCCTGAGAGTCAGGCCACCACCCCAGCCTTCTCCTAACGTGGGGGGAGCAGGGAGCAGCACAGAGCGCGGTCTCCAGTCACAACTGAGCCACCTGCTGTGGAGGTGCTCCCAGCCCGCTGCCTTTCCTGGGTGCTCTGTGGAACACTGTCAACGCAGAGCTCCCACTCCTGCCCAGCGCTGGGGAGGATGGACAAGGTGGAGCAGCAAGATGAGGCCTTGGCCCAGCCAGCCTGGCTCTTTCCACTGAAGAGGGCAAGCCTGGAAGGAAAGGCCACGGCAGCCGGAGAAGCAACTGGGCAGCCCCGACCCGGCTCTGTTGCCAAGACTCTGAGGGGCCTGTAGGGGGTGAGCAGACAGACCCAGGAGGGGACAAGGTGATTTCCCACCTGCCCCAGCCTGCAGAGGTCTCACACACCTGGGCAGATGTCACTGTGGATGACATGTGTGTGTGGGACAAGGAGGCGGCCAGCTGGGGACAGGAGCCCTGCCGATGGCCCCGTACCCACCGTTTGAACTCCTCCAAGGGGCTGGCGGCGTGGGAGTGGGCGGAGGGAGAGAGCTGCTCGGCCTTCAGGCTGTGGGAGAAGGCGTGCAGGTGCTTCAGCAGCAGACGCACCACCAGCACATGCTCCTCCGTGGGCATGAACGGCTCCTAAGGTGGGGAGGGCGTGGCCTCAGGACCACGCGGTCAGGAGGAGGACTCCCAGCTCTCCCTGTGCTCGGCCCCCAGGGCTGACCCCACTCAGCCTGGGCctgtctctctgcttccctgACAGGAGAGGTGGGCTGGGCTGGCAGTGGGCCACCGCAGGCCCCACCCGTGCCTGGCACCGGGCAGATGAGCCACGTGCTGCTGGGTCTAACGGCTGGGTCTACCAGAGACAGGCTCAAAGCGGTGAAGCGCCTGGCCCAGTGCCTGCCGTGTGCCCTGGGATGGCTTCCTAAAACAGACATGTCTGCCAAGGGCTTCCCTGCGTGCTTCAGACCCCTTTTCTGCACCCTCTGTGGGCGACTCAGGTCACTGCTGCCCATCTGGGTCCCCAGCTCCCAGCTagctggaggagaaggagcagggggcagggcaagCCAGCATCCACTGTGATCTGGATTTGGGggtcccctgcccacctcccgGGCATGTGCAGACAGCTCACTAGGGCCACGGCTTTCCCTTTTGGGTGAACCCCTCCCCAGGTCCTCTTCCTGCCGCAACCCCACCCTCCCACCTGCTCCCCCTCCTGGACACGGCTCTTTGGGGCTCAGCCTATGGCAGCCCTTCCTCCCTTACTAATGGACCTGTGGTTAACACAACCCCCAAACCAAGCCACCCTCAATCTGGAGCCGAACTTTCGATTCATGGAGTCCATGAAGGATCTCTGAGACCCAGACCTGAGAGGAGAGCCGAGTGCTGGCCATTCAGCAATGGAGATCAGGGTGGGGACCCTGAGGAAGTGGTGGACAGCATGGCTCCCAGCTCTGGGGTGTCCAGAGCGACACGCTCCTCTCCTACCCTCATCCCCAGTCCCCTGGGGCCTCCATAACCTTGACGGAGGAGCATTTAGCAGCCGTGTCCAAATCCCATGCAGTGCTGAGGCTGGCACAAGCCCCACCTCCTGGCACATCCCAGGTGCAGCAGGCCTCACACGGGCCCCAAGCCCCAGCCCTGGCGCCACTGCTGCCCACAGCCCCGTCCACTCAGCTCTGTTATGGAAACACTGCCACAGGCCCAGGTGACACATCCCACGGGGCACTACATCTGGGGATGGAACTCCAGGAGGCCAGAggtaattttcttttgcttatctacattttttaagtctttgtgCAAGGAACTTGCATTGTtttgagaaaaaaggaagattttaataataataagacTAAAAGGGCATCTAAGACCATAGGGCACCAATGCCAGGCCATGACTCCCCACCGGGAGCCTCCCCTCTCTCATTCCTGGCCCCTTGCTCTGACCCTGGTTACCACCCTGTCGGCTCAGGGGAGGCGAGCGCATCCACTTGGGAACAGGGACCCCTGCCCTACCTCGTCCCACCTTCTGCGGTGTTTCTGTAGAGCCAGGCTCCCCCCACATGACCCCAGCAACCACACTGGAACCCTCTCGGGTGATCTTCCGTCTAGGTTTGTCAAGTCAAACTTATTTTCCTCCAATTCCCCACCCTCCTGAGCCAAATCCCCATGGGAGTCTCTGACTATAGCTGCACATGGCCTCCTCCCCTTTTAAGGACACCTTTCCAAAGCCTGCAGCATTTCTCACGGGCCTGGCTCTCGCTGGAGCTCTGTATGCCTCTCCCAGGGCTCTCGGCCCTCCTtggaagggaaggcagccagGATGCTTCTCCAGGGACCCTGCTTGTAGCCAAGTGAGACCCTCCCCAACAGAGGCCGGAATGGCCCCCACTCCTGTGCCCAGCCGTCCACACCAGCCCTTCTGGACtgttcctttccctccccctTGCAGCTGCTGCTTCTGAGCGGGAAACTCGCTGTGAACTGCACTCACCATCCCATCCCAGCAAAACGTGATTCCTCATCTTGTTCTCAAGGTCAGTGCTGTGTGTTCCCACCCAGGGTGACTGGACGGGCCCTTGGCCATGAACACGGCTCCAGATACACGTTTGTGTGGTTCCTGTCCAGACTTCCTGGCAAGCATCTTGTGAATCAAGGAACCACAGATTGTTGGCCTGAAACAGCCTCCAGGTCTGAACTCCACATCACTGACCTCAGATTTGTCCACACACTGGTCACTTCGCCTAAGCAGACCACAGTCGCCATGAGATCACCACCGGTTCTCATCTGCCTCTAGAGGATTCCACGAGGCCACAAGAGGCCAGGCTCAGAGGAGAAGGCC
Coding sequences:
- the SMPD4 gene encoding sphingomyelin phosphodiesterase 4 isoform X7, with translation MTTFGRSVTERQPLSVRQATLWTPHCFPETAVSTSTGAVMAFPHLQQPSFLLASLKADSVNKPFAQRCQDLVKVIEDFPAKELQTIFPWLVESIFGSLDGVLVGWNLRCLQGRVSPVEYSIAMEFLDPGGPMMKLVYKLQAEDYKFDFPVSYLPGPVKASIQERVLPDSPLYHNKVQFPPPGGLGLNLALSPFEYYLFFFALSLITQKPLPGALHIRTSDCAYFILVDRTPAMPFASYGLHHTSLLKRHISHQTSVNADPASHEIWRSETLLQVFVEMWLHHYSLEMYQKMQSPHAKLEVLHYRLSVSSALHSPAQPSLQALHAYQEPFMPTEEHVLVVRLLLKHLHAFSHSLKAEQLSPSAHSHAASPLEEFKRAAVPRFVQQKLYLFLQHCFGHWPLDASFRAVLEMWLSYLQPWRYAPEKQAQSSDSQARCVSERWAPFVQENLLMYTKLFVGFLSRALRTDLVSPKNALMVFRVAKVFAQPNLAEMIQKGEQLFLEPELVIPHRQHRLLAAPPFTSSFLSSWPPAVTDNSFKVKSHVYGLEGQDCKYTPMFGPEVRTLVLRLAQLITQAKQTAKCLSDQCGESAAARPFLSWLGFCPTDTNGSYAANDLDELGQDSVRKTDEYLEKALEYLCQMFRLSEAQLAQLTLALGTTQDENGKKQLPDCIVGEDGLILTPLGRYQIINGLRKFDIEYQGDAELQPIRSYEIASLVRLLFRLSSAINCRFAGQMAALCSRADFLGSFCRYHLTEPGLADRHLLSPVQRGRTASRAQGPRLSLRFLGSYRTLLSLLLAFFVASLFCIGPLPCTLLLVLGYLLYAVAMTLLTERGKLHHL
- the SMPD4 gene encoding sphingomyelin phosphodiesterase 4 isoform X4, with the translated sequence MTTFGRSVTERQPLSVRQATLWTPHCFPETAVSTSTGAVMAFPHLQQPSFLLASLKADSVNKPFAQRCQDLVKVIEDFPAKELQTIFPWLVESIFGSLDGVLVGWNLRCLQGRVSPVEYSIAMEFLDPGGPMMKLVYKLQAEDYKFDFPVSYLPGPVKASIQERVLPDSPLYHNKVQFPPPGGLGLNLALSPFEYYLFFFALSLITQKPLPGALHIRTSDCAYFILVDRTPAMPFASYGLHHTSLLKRHISHQTSVNADPASHEIWRSETLLQVFVEMWLHHYSLEMYQKMQSPHAKLEVLHYRLSVSSALHSPAQPSLQALHAYQVLAALVLFLFTPARGVSHRANVSAVEPFMPTEEHVLVVRLLLKHLHAFSHSLKAEQLSPSAHSHAASPLEEFKRAAVPRFVQQKLYLFLQHCFGHWPLDASFRAVLEMWLSYLQPWRYAPEKQAQSSDSQARCVSERWAPFVQENLLMYTKLFVGFLSRALRTDLVSPKNALMVFRVAKVFAQPNLAEMIQKGEQLFLEPELVIPHRQHRLLAAPPFTSSFLSSWPPAVTDNSFKVKSHVYGLEGQDCKYTPMFGPEVRTLVLRLAQLITQAKQTAKCLSDQCGESAAARPFLSWLGFCPTDTNGSYAANDLDELGQDSVRKTDEYLEKALEYLCQMFRLSEAQLAQLTLALGTTQDENGKKQLPDCIVGEDGLILTPLGRYQIINGLRKFDIEYQGDAELQPIRSYEIASLVRLLFRLSSAINCRFAGQMAALCSRADFLGSFCRYHLTEPGLADRHLLSPVQRGRTASRAQGPRLSLRFLGSYRTLLSLLLAFFVASLFCIGPLPCTLLLVLGYLLYAVAMTLLTERGKLHHL
- the SMPD4 gene encoding sphingomyelin phosphodiesterase 4 isoform X1 translates to MTTFGRSVTERQPLSVRQATLWTPHCFPETAVSTSTGAVMAFPHLQQPSFLLASLKADSVNKPFAQRCQDLVKVIEDFPAKELQTIFPWLVESIFGSLDGVLVGWNLRCLQGRVSPVEYSIAMEFLDPGGPMMKLVYKLQAEDYKFDFPVSYLPGPVKASIQERVLPDSPLYHNKVQFPPPGGLGLNLALSPFEYYLFFFALSLITQKPLPGALHIRTSDCAYFILVDRYLSWFLPTEGNVLPLLSSSPGAPSPSPAPRTPAMPFASYGLHHTSLLKRHISHQTSVNADPASHEIWRSETLLQVFVEMWLHHYSLEMYQKMQSPHAKLEVLHYRLSVSSALHSPAQPSLQALHAYQVLAALVLFLFTPARGVSHRANVSAVEPFMPTEEHVLVVRLLLKHLHAFSHSLKAEQLSPSAHSHAASPLEEFKRAAVPRFVQQKLYLFLQHCFGHWPLDASFRAVLEMWLSYLQPWRYAPEKQAQSSDSQARCVSERWAPFVQENLLMYTKLFVGFLSRALRTDLVSPKNALMVFRVAKVFAQPNLAEMIQKGEQLFLEPELVIPHRQHRLLAAPPFTSSFLSSWPPAVTDNSFKVKSHVYGLEGQDCKYTPMFGPEVRTLVLRLAQLITQAKQTAKCLSDQCGESAAARPFLSWLGFCPTDTNGSYAANDLDELGQDSVRKTDEYLEKALEYLCQMFRLSEAQLAQLTLALGTTQDENGKKQLPDCIVGEDGLILTPLGRYQIINGLRKFDIEYQGDAELQPIRSYEIASLVRLLFRLSSAINCRFAGQMAALCSRADFLGSFCRYHLTEPGLADRHLLSPVQRGRTASRAQGPRLSLRFLGSYRTLLSLLLAFFVASLFCIGPLPCTLLLVLGYLLYAVAMTLLTERGKLHHL
- the SMPD4 gene encoding sphingomyelin phosphodiesterase 4 isoform X6; this encodes MTTFGRSVTERQPLSVRQATLWTPHCFPETAVSTSTGAVMAFPHLQQPSFLLASLKADSVNKPFAQRCQDLVKVIEDFPAKELQTIFPWLVESIFGSLDGVLVGWNLRCLQGRVSPVEYSIAMEFLDPGGPMMKLVYKLQAEDYKFDFPVSYLPGPVKASIQERVLPDSPLYHNKVQFPPPGGLGLNLALSPFEYYLFFFALSLITQKPLPGALHIRTSDCAYFILVDRYLSWFLPTEGNVLPLLSSSPGAPSPSPAPRTPAMPFASYGLHHTSLLKRHISHQTSVNADPASHEIWRSETLLQVFVEMWLHHYSLEMYQKMQSPHAKEPFMPTEEHVLVVRLLLKHLHAFSHSLKAEQLSPSAHSHAASPLEEFKRAAVPRFVQQKLYLFLQHCFGHWPLDASFRAVLEMWLSYLQPWRYAPEKQAQSSDSQARCVSERWAPFVQENLLMYTKLFVGFLSRALRTDLVSPKNALMVFRVAKVFAQPNLAEMIQKGEQLFLEPELVIPHRQHRLLAAPPFTSSFLSSWPPAVTDNSFKVKSHVYGLEGQDCKYTPMFGPEVRTLVLRLAQLITQAKQTAKCLSDQCGESAAARPFLSWLGFCPTDTNGSYAANDLDELGQDSVRKTDEYLEKALEYLCQMFRLSEAQLAQLTLALGTTQDENGKKQLPDCIVGEDGLILTPLGRYQIINGLRKFDIEYQGDAELQPIRSYEIASLVRLLFRLSSAINCRFAGQMAALCSRADFLGSFCRYHLTEPGLADRHLLSPVQRGRTASRAQGPRLSLRFLGSYRTLLSLLLAFFVASLFCIGPLPCTLLLVLGYLLYAVAMTLLTERGKLHHL
- the SMPD4 gene encoding sphingomyelin phosphodiesterase 4 isoform X12, producing the protein MAFPHLQQPSFLLASLKADSVNKPFAQRCQDLVKVIEDFPAKELQTIFPWLVESIFGSLDGVLVGWNLRCLQGRVSPVEYSIAMEFLDPGGPMMKLVYKLQAEDYKFDFPVSYLPGPVKASIQERVLPDSPLYHNKVQFPPPGGLGLNLALSPFEYYLFFFALSLITQKPLPGALHIRTSDCAYFILVDRYLSWFLPTEGNVLPLLSSSPGAPSPSPAPRTPAMPFASYGLHHTSLLKRHISHQTSVNADPASHEIWRSETLLQVFVEMWLHHYSLEMYQKMQSPHAKLEVLHYRLSVSSALHSPAQPSLQALHAYQEPFMPTEEHVLVVRLLLKHLHAFSHSLKAEQLSPSAHSHAASPLEEFKRAAVPRFVQQKLYLFLQHCFGHWPLDASFRAVLEMWLSYLQPWRYAPEKQAQSSDSQARCVSERWAPFVQENLLMYTKLFVGFLSRALRTDLVSPKNALMVFRVAKVFAQPNLAEMIQKGEQLFLEPELVIPHRQHRLLAAPPFTSSFLSSWPPAVTDNSFKVKSHVYGLEGQDCKYTPMFGPEVRTLVLRLAQLITQAKQTAKCLSDQCGESAAARPFLSWLGFCPTDTNGSYAANDLDELGQDSVRKTDEYLEKALEYLCQMFRLSEAQLAQLTLALGTTQDENGKKQLPDCIVGEDGLILTPLGRYQIINGLRKFDIEYQGDAELQPIRSYEIASLVRLLFRLSSAINCRFAGQMAALCSRADFLGSFCRYHLTEPGLADRHLLSPVQRGRTASRAQGPRLSLRFLGSYRTLLSLLLAFFVASLFCIGPLPCTLLLVLGYLLYAVAMTLLTERGKLHHL